One genomic window of Chrysiogenes arsenatis DSM 11915 includes the following:
- a CDS encoding tetratricopeptide repeat protein translates to MKVTDPRYLPLQEKIRHLTKMLGDEPRSKLFVPLAIAQLDLDDPAAAEQTCLRGLDRNPEYYQAYTVLGLALSKQHKNDEAREALLKAVEHTTGNIQASRLLSVLYEEKGDLKQAIRQLQEIIPYCSPEEQQKVQEQVARLAEQVKAAELASGVNDVDDALDFLDTISGSDELDDTLAELKGKLHETSDEERDGDAPSATGDEELDAPRQEHIDDLDFSDLNFDDNDTPSEATTATPLNDAPPADMARAEDDLFSEFPDSVPAPESDDEEELPVESATSSDEDDIFASLSDTAEPDENIQDELPDEDTSEAPIPPDEGDNSAFEFDFAAAEEGIEDEKPTVAVEEDAAFAMTEDAEPVPEAPMVKHPEAVETPAAKTSLEDEIINRFSQIPDSDWEMGLDEAADEIGNLLPIHGTLVNVLELPADEEQYIAHSQEMTPVEQVANATDTESQSEPQVVEIDGIEYMPTETLGRLFCDQGYPEKGLLVYQALGMEKYGSVISALQETIEKNQRDIERFDIEKTISVLEHFAAQIDCYEEDPTCSISH, encoded by the coding sequence GTGAAAGTAACCGATCCTCGCTACCTCCCGCTCCAGGAAAAAATCCGGCACCTTACCAAGATGCTGGGAGATGAGCCGCGCTCCAAGCTTTTTGTCCCATTGGCAATTGCCCAGCTCGACCTTGATGATCCTGCCGCTGCCGAACAGACCTGCTTGCGCGGACTTGATCGCAACCCGGAGTATTATCAAGCGTATACGGTGCTTGGCTTAGCGCTTTCCAAACAACATAAAAACGACGAAGCGCGCGAAGCCCTGCTAAAAGCGGTTGAACATACCACGGGCAATATTCAGGCATCGCGCTTATTGAGCGTGCTGTACGAAGAAAAAGGCGATCTCAAACAAGCTATCCGTCAACTTCAGGAAATCATCCCGTACTGCTCGCCCGAAGAACAACAAAAAGTACAGGAGCAGGTCGCTCGCCTTGCCGAACAGGTGAAGGCCGCCGAGTTAGCGAGTGGCGTCAACGATGTTGACGATGCGCTCGACTTTCTGGACACCATTAGCGGCAGCGATGAACTTGACGACACCCTTGCTGAACTCAAAGGGAAACTGCACGAAACGTCTGATGAAGAACGCGATGGCGATGCCCCTTCAGCTACCGGCGATGAGGAACTTGATGCCCCACGGCAAGAGCACATCGATGATCTCGATTTTTCGGACTTAAACTTTGACGATAACGATACTCCGAGCGAAGCGACAACGGCCACACCGTTGAACGACGCCCCACCAGCTGATATGGCACGTGCCGAAGATGACCTTTTCAGTGAGTTCCCAGATAGCGTTCCCGCCCCTGAGTCCGATGATGAGGAAGAACTTCCAGTAGAATCGGCTACGAGTAGTGATGAAGACGATATATTTGCGAGCCTTTCTGATACGGCCGAACCAGATGAGAATATACAGGATGAGCTACCAGACGAAGACACCAGCGAAGCGCCAATACCCCCTGACGAAGGAGACAATAGTGCTTTTGAGTTTGATTTTGCGGCGGCGGAAGAGGGAATTGAGGACGAAAAACCTACGGTAGCCGTCGAAGAGGATGCGGCTTTCGCAATGACTGAAGACGCAGAACCTGTACCAGAAGCACCGATGGTAAAACATCCGGAAGCCGTAGAAACTCCAGCCGCAAAAACATCACTTGAAGATGAAATTATCAACCGCTTTTCGCAAATCCCGGACTCCGATTGGGAAATGGGGCTGGACGAAGCCGCTGATGAAATCGGAAACCTTCTCCCGATTCACGGCACGCTGGTGAACGTGCTCGAACTTCCCGCCGATGAAGAGCAGTATATTGCGCATTCGCAGGAAATGACACCTGTTGAGCAAGTGGCCAATGCCACGGACACAGAATCGCAAAGCGAACCACAGGTTGTCGAGATTGACGGAATCGAATACATGCCAACCGAAACCCTCGGGCGCCTTTTCTGCGACCAGGGCTATCCCGAAAAAGGGCTTTTAGTCTATCAGGCGCTTGGCATGGAAAAGTACGGTTCGGTTATTTCGGCCTTGCAAGAGACAATTGAAAAAAATCAGCGCGACATTGAACGGTTTGATATCGAAAAAACGATCAGCGTGCTCGAACACTTTGCCGCACAAATCGACTGCTACGAGGAGGATCCGACATGCTCCATATCACACTGA
- the aroQ gene encoding type II 3-dehydroquinate dehydratase, which translates to MLHITLINGPNLNMLGVREPEKYGTQTLNEIETIVRHDTEQRGGTLHALQSNHEGVLIDAIHAARTVSAGIIINPGGFTHTSVALRDALLSVSIPFVEVHLSNVYAREPFRHHSYLSDIAMAVMSGAGARGYLYAVDLLFHKLTSSTP; encoded by the coding sequence ATGCTCCATATCACACTGATAAATGGCCCGAACCTCAACATGCTCGGAGTGCGTGAACCCGAAAAATACGGCACACAGACGTTAAACGAAATCGAGACCATTGTTCGCCATGATACTGAGCAACGTGGAGGCACACTGCACGCGCTACAAAGTAACCATGAAGGTGTTTTAATCGACGCTATCCATGCCGCGCGTACCGTATCGGCTGGTATCATTATCAATCCGGGCGGGTTCACACATACTTCGGTTGCACTCCGCGATGCCCTCCTGAGTGTCAGTATCCCTTTTGTCGAAGTACATCTCTCCAATGTGTACGCCCGCGAGCCGTTCCGCCACCACTCATATCTGAGCGATATTGCAATGGCGGTCATGAGTGGCGCAGGCGCACGCGGGTACCTGTACGCAGTGGATTTACTTTTTCACAAACTCACTTCTTCCACTCCATAA
- the nfo gene encoding deoxyribonuclease IV: MKYIGAHVSASGGVANAPLNAAAIGARAFALFTKNQKQWSAKPLESSEILAFRRNCEAGGFDLAMILPHDSYLINLGHAESEGLSKSRAAFLDELQRCEQLGLSLLNFHPGSHLKKHDEETCLRVIAESINLALAQTNTVCAVIENTAGQGSNMGYSFEHLARIIELTEDKSRVGVCLDTCHTLAAGYDLTTRETFNTTFAEFERVVGFRYLKAMHLNDSMKGLGSRVDRHAPLGEGKLGLEPFRWLMNDVRFDGIPLILETPQPERWAEEINLLYAMSGTAKPC, translated from the coding sequence ATGAAATACATTGGAGCGCATGTGAGTGCGAGTGGTGGCGTCGCGAATGCCCCGTTAAATGCAGCGGCTATTGGGGCGCGAGCATTTGCATTATTTACGAAAAATCAAAAACAATGGAGTGCAAAGCCGCTTGAATCAAGTGAGATTTTGGCTTTTCGGCGCAATTGCGAAGCGGGTGGTTTCGATCTTGCGATGATCCTGCCTCACGATAGTTATCTGATCAATCTTGGGCACGCTGAAAGTGAAGGGCTGAGTAAATCCCGCGCGGCATTTTTGGACGAATTACAGCGTTGTGAACAGCTTGGTTTGTCGTTACTGAATTTTCACCCCGGCTCCCACCTCAAAAAGCACGATGAAGAGACCTGCCTGCGCGTCATTGCCGAATCTATCAATCTTGCGCTGGCCCAAACGAACACGGTCTGTGCCGTCATTGAAAATACCGCAGGGCAGGGGAGCAATATGGGCTACAGCTTTGAGCATCTGGCGCGTATTATCGAGTTGACAGAGGATAAAAGCCGTGTCGGCGTGTGCTTGGACACGTGTCACACGCTTGCGGCTGGCTACGACCTGACCACACGCGAAACGTTCAACACAACTTTTGCTGAGTTTGAGCGAGTTGTGGGCTTCCGTTACCTGAAAGCGATGCACCTGAACGATTCCATGAAAGGGCTGGGGAGCCGAGTGGATCGTCATGCACCGCTTGGCGAAGGAAAGCTTGGGTTGGAGCCATTCCGTTGGCTGATGAACGATGTGCGTTTCGATGGCATTCCGTTGATTCTCGAAACACCACAGCCGGAGCGGTGGGCAGAAGAAATCAATCTGCTGTATGCCATGAGCGGCACGGCAAAACCGTGCTGA
- a CDS encoding bacteriohemerythrin, with amino-acid sequence MAINKINVTRGVQWVEFPELDLRILCGCPADAVKHLIKRGLILSHEVQGVRCETGPNAILVSDLPIQNGEFANLAEFPVLQMLYKQGMIIPGHPNNTGRKPLLIGAADQVQSQLGYIYRGNYGLVSREEMMVAGLSQAQAEELYRIKLKFAFGRIQPTTELLNTHIVGEESIQLAPGLSLKRLRPNVFEFTYITYRTESITVDLNLPADQSYECAYPLGHRRFEPEYFSVIHSGEGDGWDANRPCMSSILTYQGSIYLIDAGPHLINTITALGIGIEQIDGIFHTHAHDDHFAGLTALMRSGRRTRYFATPLVRASVTKKLMALLGLEEHHFSDYFDICDLQFDQWNNIDGLEVMPVYSPHPVETNIYLFRTLWGDGYKTYAHYADIASFKVLRAMITDDATKPGMTQACFDKIYQAYMTLVDVKKIDIGGGMIHGEAIDFASDTSKRILLAHRAGELTLEEKGIGSCATFGTVDVLIEGVSDGLRRHAFNALQGHLPGAAFHDLRMLVNHPLSEINPGSIFLKEGDIRHEVLLIVSGRAEKICSRNNFCVNVPTGALIGDSIVLGNHPSYHTYRACSFLRVMRIPAALYCEVIQRNGLLERVRRVADLRTFLSATTLFSEGLAATTLGKIIDFAREHTIAAGEEIPLHKMLLLNIVRTGKIERMIGDRPFDTLEPGDFFGEEGVVFKIPTLFRLRATEPTTLIQIPGSVIDKIPILRWKIFEHYQQQTARILHGNVYQETFTWDENLSVGIAHVDIQHKQLIRIGNTIDHQLSTTHSAQESLLLAFDLLVDYLQYHFDAEEKLMEIYQYQEREQHLADHRMSMQKILDLQERVRQALLPTPLTFRNFFEEHILLHIQEDDCKYGALLNTKGVY; translated from the coding sequence ATGGCCATCAACAAAATCAATGTCACCCGTGGTGTACAATGGGTGGAATTCCCTGAACTCGATTTGCGCATTCTCTGCGGTTGCCCGGCCGATGCGGTAAAGCATCTGATCAAGCGTGGCCTTATCCTTTCTCACGAAGTGCAAGGGGTACGATGCGAAACGGGCCCCAATGCCATACTGGTTTCTGATCTTCCGATCCAGAATGGCGAGTTTGCAAACCTCGCGGAATTTCCCGTCCTGCAAATGCTCTACAAACAGGGGATGATCATTCCGGGGCACCCAAACAATACTGGACGAAAGCCACTCTTGATCGGTGCGGCCGATCAAGTGCAATCCCAACTTGGCTATATTTACCGTGGCAATTATGGACTGGTTTCGCGCGAAGAGATGATGGTGGCGGGTCTATCACAAGCACAGGCAGAAGAGTTGTATCGCATTAAACTCAAGTTTGCCTTCGGTCGCATTCAACCAACAACGGAGTTACTCAACACCCATATTGTCGGTGAAGAATCAATCCAACTCGCGCCCGGCCTTTCCCTGAAACGCCTGCGCCCGAATGTCTTTGAGTTCACCTACATCACTTACCGCACTGAATCCATTACCGTCGACTTGAACCTACCCGCCGATCAAAGTTATGAGTGCGCCTATCCGCTCGGACATCGCCGTTTTGAACCAGAATACTTTTCGGTTATTCACTCGGGCGAGGGCGATGGCTGGGACGCGAACCGCCCATGCATGTCGAGCATCCTGACGTATCAAGGGAGTATTTACCTGATTGATGCGGGGCCACACTTGATCAATACCATCACGGCACTCGGGATTGGCATTGAACAAATTGACGGAATTTTCCATACACACGCGCACGATGATCACTTTGCTGGCCTCACGGCACTCATGCGCTCTGGGCGGCGCACGCGTTATTTTGCAACACCACTCGTGCGAGCCTCCGTTACGAAAAAATTGATGGCATTACTCGGACTCGAAGAACACCACTTTAGCGACTATTTCGATATTTGCGATCTCCAATTTGACCAATGGAATAACATTGATGGCCTAGAGGTCATGCCGGTCTATTCGCCACATCCGGTGGAAACCAATATTTATCTTTTCCGCACACTGTGGGGTGATGGCTACAAAACCTACGCGCACTATGCCGATATTGCCTCGTTCAAGGTGCTGCGCGCAATGATTACGGATGATGCGACCAAGCCAGGCATGACACAGGCTTGTTTTGATAAAATTTATCAGGCCTACATGACGCTCGTAGATGTCAAAAAAATTGACATCGGCGGGGGGATGATTCATGGCGAAGCGATTGATTTCGCTTCCGATACCTCCAAACGAATACTTCTTGCCCATCGTGCGGGCGAGCTGACCCTAGAAGAAAAAGGGATTGGTTCGTGTGCCACGTTTGGCACGGTTGATGTGCTCATCGAAGGCGTTTCCGATGGACTACGGCGCCATGCCTTTAACGCCCTCCAAGGCCATCTACCAGGAGCGGCGTTTCATGACTTGCGCATGCTGGTCAACCACCCCCTCAGCGAAATCAATCCAGGCTCGATATTCCTCAAAGAGGGCGATATTCGGCATGAGGTGTTGCTGATTGTCAGTGGTCGTGCTGAAAAAATCTGTTCGCGCAATAATTTCTGCGTCAACGTTCCAACAGGAGCCCTGATCGGCGATAGCATTGTCCTTGGCAACCACCCGTCCTATCACACCTATCGCGCCTGCTCTTTCTTGCGCGTCATGCGCATTCCTGCGGCACTGTACTGCGAGGTTATCCAGCGTAATGGCCTTTTAGAACGCGTCCGTCGTGTCGCCGACTTGCGTACTTTCCTTAGTGCGACGACGCTGTTCAGCGAAGGACTGGCCGCAACGACCCTTGGGAAAATCATTGACTTTGCGCGTGAACATACCATCGCCGCGGGTGAAGAAATCCCGCTCCATAAGATGCTTTTGCTCAACATTGTTCGTACCGGAAAAATAGAGCGCATGATCGGCGATCGGCCTTTTGATACCCTTGAGCCAGGCGACTTCTTCGGCGAAGAGGGTGTCGTGTTCAAGATCCCCACACTTTTCCGTTTACGCGCAACAGAACCGACCACACTTATTCAAATTCCGGGCAGTGTAATCGACAAAATTCCAATTTTACGCTGGAAAATTTTTGAGCACTATCAACAGCAAACCGCACGTATTCTGCATGGCAACGTTTACCAAGAAACCTTTACGTGGGACGAAAACTTAAGTGTTGGCATTGCGCATGTTGATATCCAACATAAGCAACTCATCCGTATTGGAAATACGATTGATCATCAGCTCAGCACCACGCACAGCGCTCAAGAATCGCTGTTGCTTGCCTTCGACTTATTGGTAGATTACCTACAGTACCATTTCGACGCAGAAGAAAAATTAATGGAGATTTACCAGTATCAAGAACGGGAACAGCATTTGGCAGACCATCGCATGTCGATGCAAAAAATACTCGATCTGCAAGAGAGAGTTCGCCAAGCGCTCCTTCCAACACCGTTGACTTTCAGAAATTTTTTTGAAGAGCATATCCTCCTGCACATCCAAGAAGATGATTGCAAATATGGCGCACTCCTCAACACCAAGGGTGTTTATTAG
- the gdhA gene encoding NADP-specific glutamate dehydrogenase — MVNVSEKIESIYRDVISRNPGENEFHQAVQEVLESLSQVLVKYPEYADQKIIERICEPERQIIFRVPWTDDKGEIHINRGFRVEFNSALGPYKGGLRFHPSVYLGIIKFLGFEQIFKNALTGLPIGGGKGGSDFDPKGRSDAEIMRFCQSFMTELYRHIGEYTDVPAGDIGVGGREIGYLFGQYKRITNRYESGMLTGKGLAYGGSQVRTEATGYGTVFFVDEMLKAHKDSFEGKNVLVSGSGNVAIYAIEKVHELGGKVIACSDSNGVIVDEKGINLQLVQQLKEIERRRIKDYTQYEKSARFIEKGNIWDVPCHIALPSATQNEISGKDAATLVKNGCIAVGEGANMPTTPKGIKVFQDAKILYGPGKAANAGGVATSALEMQQNASRDSWTFEYTEERLRQIMINIHRDCYETAEEFGEPGNYVMGANVAGFKRVANAMLSMGLI; from the coding sequence ATGGTAAATGTCAGCGAAAAGATTGAGTCGATATACCGCGATGTCATCAGCCGCAATCCAGGCGAAAATGAGTTCCACCAAGCCGTTCAAGAAGTCCTCGAATCCCTTTCTCAGGTACTTGTTAAATACCCAGAATATGCCGACCAGAAAATTATTGAGCGCATCTGCGAGCCAGAGCGCCAAATCATCTTCCGCGTTCCTTGGACGGACGACAAGGGCGAAATCCACATCAACCGTGGCTTCCGCGTCGAGTTCAACAGCGCCCTTGGGCCATACAAAGGCGGGCTCCGCTTCCACCCTTCCGTCTACCTTGGCATCATTAAATTCCTCGGCTTTGAGCAGATTTTCAAGAATGCTTTGACCGGTCTACCTATCGGTGGCGGAAAAGGCGGTTCGGACTTCGACCCGAAAGGGAGATCTGACGCTGAAATCATGCGTTTTTGCCAAAGCTTTATGACGGAACTCTACCGCCATATCGGCGAATATACCGATGTTCCAGCTGGTGATATCGGCGTTGGCGGTCGCGAAATCGGCTATCTCTTCGGCCAATACAAGCGGATCACCAACCGCTATGAGTCTGGCATGCTGACAGGAAAAGGCCTAGCATACGGCGGCTCACAGGTTCGCACCGAAGCAACGGGTTACGGGACGGTCTTCTTTGTAGACGAAATGCTAAAAGCGCATAAGGACTCATTCGAAGGCAAAAATGTTCTCGTTTCAGGCTCCGGTAACGTTGCCATTTATGCTATCGAAAAAGTCCATGAACTCGGCGGAAAGGTTATTGCTTGCTCCGACTCTAACGGTGTCATTGTTGACGAAAAAGGCATCAACCTACAACTCGTGCAGCAGCTCAAAGAAATCGAACGCCGCCGCATTAAAGACTACACGCAATACGAAAAATCAGCCCGTTTCATCGAAAAAGGGAATATCTGGGACGTTCCGTGCCACATCGCCCTTCCTTCAGCAACACAAAATGAAATCAGTGGGAAAGATGCCGCCACACTGGTGAAAAACGGTTGTATCGCAGTTGGCGAAGGGGCAAATATGCCAACAACGCCGAAAGGAATCAAAGTATTCCAAGATGCTAAAATCCTGTACGGCCCAGGTAAAGCGGCAAATGCCGGTGGTGTTGCCACTTCCGCGCTCGAAATGCAACAAAACGCCAGCCGCGATTCTTGGACATTCGAGTATACTGAAGAACGCCTGCGTCAGATCATGATCAATATCCACCGCGACTGCTATGAAACCGCTGAAGAATTCGGCGAACCAGGCAACTACGTGATGGGAGCCAACGTTGCGGGATTCAAGCGTGTTGCCAATGCCATGCTGTCGATGGGATTGATTTAA
- a CDS encoding glycosyltransferase: MLKITDMVLSLDNRSAFENPHQTSHLKILHTEWSDGWGGQEIRIMTEMEEMRRRGIAIALACRSNSQISRAAQTKGFPVYHFPFRSNFDIKTIAALYALIRREGFTIVNTHSGKDTWVGGIAARLAGVKFIRTRHLSNRINSSRLNFINQLAHHVVTTGESVRQDMIRFNRIDPSRCTSIPTGVDADRFDPNKYDKVESRRLLGLPEDAIIIGNLGVLRSFKRQDLFIQLAVELAPKLQKRVVFAIAGEGPKRNELESQIHHSQAQNYAVLLGHVSQPEVFLAAIDIFCLTSDGFEGVPQSLIQALMMGKPSIAADIGSIRDLWNDGNFVLLEEHGKDKYLSAIKEMLDSLIDCHQNTAAVRNTIANKLNNNVMTEKMLRVYS, translated from the coding sequence ATGCTCAAAATAACTGACATGGTGCTCTCCTTGGATAACCGCTCCGCTTTCGAAAATCCCCACCAAACATCACACCTGAAAATTCTCCATACCGAATGGTCAGACGGATGGGGTGGTCAGGAAATACGTATTATGACCGAGATGGAGGAGATGCGGAGGCGAGGAATCGCTATAGCCCTTGCGTGTCGCAGTAACTCGCAAATCTCCCGAGCTGCCCAAACAAAAGGCTTTCCGGTCTATCATTTTCCTTTCCGCTCAAACTTCGACATAAAAACTATTGCCGCTTTATATGCGCTTATTCGGCGCGAAGGCTTTACTATCGTCAATACTCATAGCGGAAAAGACACATGGGTGGGGGGAATTGCCGCACGCCTAGCGGGTGTAAAATTTATCCGCACAAGGCATCTTTCTAATCGAATAAATTCATCCCGTCTGAATTTCATTAATCAGCTCGCACATCACGTGGTAACCACTGGCGAAAGTGTTCGGCAAGATATGATTCGCTTTAACCGCATCGACCCGTCACGGTGCACGTCCATCCCCACTGGAGTTGATGCCGATCGTTTTGACCCAAATAAATATGACAAAGTAGAATCTCGACGATTGCTCGGATTACCAGAAGACGCAATTATAATCGGAAATCTTGGCGTACTGCGGTCGTTCAAACGGCAGGACCTGTTCATCCAACTTGCGGTTGAACTAGCACCAAAACTTCAAAAGCGTGTCGTTTTTGCCATCGCAGGCGAAGGACCGAAACGCAATGAGCTTGAATCCCAGATACACCATTCCCAAGCACAGAATTATGCCGTTTTGCTCGGTCACGTGAGCCAACCTGAAGTCTTTTTGGCGGCTATTGATATTTTCTGTCTAACATCCGATGGCTTCGAAGGAGTGCCCCAATCGCTCATTCAAGCACTTATGATGGGGAAGCCATCCATTGCTGCCGATATTGGTAGCATTCGTGATCTGTGGAATGATGGGAATTTCGTATTGCTCGAAGAGCATGGGAAAGATAAATACCTCTCGGCTATTAAAGAAATGCTAGATAGCCTTATTGATTGCCATCAGAATACGGCTGCTGTCCGCAACACTATAGCGAATAAATTGAACAACAATGTAATGACAGAAAAAATGTTACGGGTGTACTCTTGA
- the ptsP gene encoding phosphoenolpyruvate--protein phosphotransferase: protein MRKLDVLLNISNIILDASSHQNALMEIVAYLKKVLECDVCSIYLLNRMNDEQLCLVATDGLHRDAIGKVTMRCDEGLTGRCYSTNSYTFIRNASKHEGFKYFPGIGEEPFKTFIGIPLKNKAHTFGVLVLQFHQNKNVSPIREKFLLAVAAQLSGMVLQHYLMEDASAPELEYMGREIVLKGIPLSAGITMGSPVRVIFRYIESDLAAIDVREECQKLTAAFRKTATDLKALSRKLEKSGSAFESEIFHTHLMILEDPRLQSDIERHILDFTKSAAFSVRHVIDKYIDKFRAIADPYLRERAADMEDISQRLMCHLGVVSRQTEIKEDSIILADRLTPGETAALDLEKVNAFVTHVDGVTSHTAILAKNRGIPAVTGIEKIFDITEFAEWMIVDGFDGTVIINPTEETILRYQARITEKQATRQKKIKIIEEPIRIGSETISFDANVSSVLDAEKAAQFKASGIGLVRTEIFYLQNDGNFPYQEQLETYQRIIHTFPDLSIVFRLFDIGSDKKSSREAREDNPALGFRGARLLIDDQSFFLDQVRALLEVCDPARHKLLIPFIADAHEFNSLRLTILQEAARKGKAAPAIGVMVEIPSAVFQIAELAQKADFISVGTNDLFQYFFALDRANPRVSNLYSPNSPAFLELLQQVLLACRAAHTPVEICGEIASDHTILLKLIEMGYRHFSVNPYVINELRAFLLQELQKSEWIL, encoded by the coding sequence ATGCGCAAACTCGATGTTTTACTGAATATCAGCAATATTATCCTTGATGCTTCGTCACACCAAAACGCGCTTATGGAAATTGTCGCTTATTTAAAAAAAGTTTTGGAATGCGATGTTTGCTCTATTTACCTCCTGAACCGCATGAATGATGAGCAGCTGTGTTTAGTCGCTACCGATGGCCTGCATCGTGATGCGATTGGAAAAGTCACCATGCGCTGCGACGAAGGGTTAACTGGCCGGTGTTACTCGACAAATTCATATACTTTTATTCGCAATGCCTCAAAGCACGAAGGCTTTAAATACTTCCCTGGCATTGGCGAAGAACCTTTCAAAACTTTCATCGGTATTCCACTCAAAAATAAAGCCCACACCTTTGGTGTCTTGGTCTTGCAATTTCACCAAAATAAAAATGTTTCACCAATTCGGGAAAAATTCTTGCTCGCTGTGGCCGCTCAGCTTTCCGGGATGGTACTCCAGCATTATCTGATGGAGGATGCCAGCGCGCCAGAACTGGAATATATGGGCAGAGAAATCGTCCTAAAAGGGATTCCTTTGTCGGCCGGCATTACCATGGGATCGCCCGTGCGCGTGATTTTTCGCTATATTGAAAGCGACCTTGCGGCTATCGACGTTCGCGAAGAGTGCCAGAAACTCACCGCCGCATTTCGCAAAACCGCCACTGATCTCAAAGCGCTTTCACGCAAACTGGAAAAATCAGGCAGCGCCTTCGAATCCGAAATATTCCATACCCACCTTATGATCCTTGAAGACCCGCGTTTACAAAGCGATATTGAGCGGCACATTCTTGATTTCACCAAAAGCGCCGCCTTTTCCGTGCGCCACGTTATCGACAAATATATCGACAAATTTCGCGCTATCGCCGATCCATATCTGCGCGAACGGGCAGCGGATATGGAAGATATCAGTCAACGCCTGATGTGCCACCTTGGCGTTGTGTCACGCCAAACGGAAATCAAAGAAGATAGTATTATTCTGGCCGATCGCCTTACCCCAGGCGAAACTGCTGCGCTTGACCTAGAAAAAGTCAATGCCTTCGTCACGCATGTGGATGGAGTTACGTCGCATACCGCTATTTTAGCCAAAAATCGCGGCATTCCCGCAGTAACAGGAATTGAGAAAATTTTTGATATTACGGAATTCGCCGAGTGGATGATTGTTGATGGCTTTGATGGCACGGTGATTATCAATCCAACCGAAGAAACCATCCTCCGCTACCAAGCGCGAATTACGGAAAAGCAAGCGACCCGGCAGAAAAAAATTAAGATTATTGAAGAGCCAATACGCATAGGTTCAGAAACGATTTCTTTTGACGCCAACGTCTCCAGTGTGCTGGACGCCGAAAAGGCGGCACAGTTTAAAGCAAGTGGGATTGGCTTAGTCCGCACTGAAATTTTCTACCTTCAAAATGATGGCAACTTTCCTTACCAAGAACAATTAGAAACATATCAACGCATCATCCATACGTTTCCTGATTTATCGATTGTGTTTCGTCTTTTTGATATTGGGTCAGATAAAAAAAGTTCACGCGAGGCACGCGAAGACAACCCGGCACTCGGCTTTCGTGGAGCGCGACTTTTAATTGACGATCAAAGCTTTTTCCTCGATCAGGTGCGTGCTTTGCTGGAAGTGTGCGATCCCGCACGTCACAAACTGCTCATTCCATTCATTGCCGATGCCCATGAATTTAACTCCTTGCGCCTAACAATTCTGCAAGAAGCGGCGCGAAAAGGGAAAGCGGCTCCTGCAATTGGAGTGATGGTAGAAATCCCTTCTGCCGTTTTTCAAATCGCCGAGCTCGCACAAAAAGCCGATTTCATTAGTGTTGGCACGAACGACTTGTTCCAGTATTTCTTTGCCCTTGATCGCGCTAATCCACGGGTCAGTAACCTTTACTCTCCAAATAGCCCTGCTTTTCTGGAGTTACTCCAGCAGGTTCTGCTGGCGTGTCGTGCGGCTCATACACCGGTGGAAATTTGCGGGGAAATTGCGTCCGATCACACCATTCTCTTGAAACTTATTGAAATGGGCTATCGCCATTTTAGCGTGAACCCCTATGTTATCAACGAGCTGCGTGCTTTTTTACTCCAAGAACTCCAAAAATCTGAGTGGATTTTGTAA